The stretch of DNA CTATTTGCAGGTACAGATGTATTTTGAGGATCAAAGTATTTAAAAGTAAAAGGTGAGAGTCGCATTCACATAGAAACTCAGAAGAAGCTAGGCTACAACAAGAAGCCAGTATATCATTCAGCTAATTTATTCGCGAGAGAAATTATTGATGGTCCATAAAGCTTCCCATGTTATCTGTCTGGAAATTCACATTAACAAACAACCAACTAAAACATTGCATCAACCTTCAAGACTCTTGAGAATACCTTGCTTGTATCCTGAAAGGAATTAACTCCAGGCAGCCTGTCTTCATCAGGGACAAAGACTTTCTTCAAGAGAATATCGCCATTTTGTACCATTCTTaaaccaattttattttctattttagtAGCTTGCAGACCTGGAACATTCTTCTTTAGGATGAATCTGTGCAGATGAAGCTCTACCATGAGTGATGTAGACAGATGGTATAGGAAAACTTAAAGCCCAAACATGCCTATATTTTGGCAATGTTTCGAGGGATCACAAGAAACAGCAAGGCACAGACCTGGCCTTAATGGAAAATTGATGATTTGAAGGCATAAAAACACAGTAGCAATATCTCCCAAGTTGCATTTTCAGACATTGTGCATACAAAAATACAAAGTTAACTGTGTGGAAAGGACATCAGAGAAAGTTATACTTACCCATTTATTTGAGTTGTAGCAGTGTTTCTAGCAAATATAACTAAAATGTCTGCAAAAGTGCTGTTTCCTATCCAACGCTTCTGGCCTTCAAGTATCCAACCTCCCTCAACCTGATAATCAAAACcgatatattaatttaaaaaatggaGAACAAGACCATACATACCATGTCCCCCAAAATTTATACTCGACTTATTGATAACGTAAGCATAGGGATATGAGGGGAAAAAAGCTAATAAACCAAACCTTCCTTGCAGTTGTCCTCAAAGAGCTAGCATCACTTCCATAATCAGGTTCTGTCAGACCCTAAGTTCCATTGAATACATACTCCAGTTACTAAAAACAGAGAAGCAAAGATGCATAACGTGTTAGAATACAGCCTTGTGCAAACAATATCCTCACCCAACACCCTATAGTCTGAAGCTTTGCAAGAGATGGCAAATATTTCTGCTTCTGTTCTTCTGACCCACAGAGTCCTGACAGACAAACAAATCTCTTTTTGATTTTATCATCGTCATTAAGCATCAAGTTATCTGAACAAACTGGTAAGTAACTAGAAggtataaatcatgcaaatgaCTTCAGACTAACCAATAGTTAGCATCGCCAAACAGGAATGAACCAGAATGAAAGTAGAGCAGCTGGCATCAACTCTGGCAAGTTCTGCTGTAGCAATAGCACTCGCGGTGATAGAGAGGCCAGGACACCCATAGCcctgaattatacatttaattaaATGCCACAAGTTTGTGTCCATTGATCAGAAACTGGAAAtcgaaatttataatttaagtacCTTGATAGTGCTGCCAGCAATAGACAAAGCACTGAGCTTTGGAACAACTTCAAATGGAAATTCTGCTTTCTCCCAATACTGAAAAGGCAATTTCCCAACCCCAATTTCAGGTTGATCCAACATGAAGCAAAGAAAGGTGCCATTTCAAAAAGTTAATTCTTAGAGTAAATGCTAAAAATTTCAACTTCTCATTTGCTTATATGAAGTGGttaataagaataaaaaaataaacggAGGGTTATTCCATTCATAACAGATTTTACTAGACACAATAATAAAGCAAGCGACAGTAATGTCATGATTGTATGGAAGATGACCAAAATACCTTTGCCATTATTGGAGCTACTTCTTTTTCCATGCACTCTCGTACTTTATATCGGACAGCTTGCTCCT from Primulina tabacum isolate GXHZ01 chromosome 3, ASM2559414v2, whole genome shotgun sequence encodes:
- the LOC142540260 gene encoding acyl-coenzyme A oxidase 4, peroxisomal, which produces MTVPATKYQENKSEEAKSAFVDLPALDVSVAFPQATPASIFPPSVSDYYQFDDLLTLEEQAVRYKVRECMEKEVAPIMAKYWEKAEFPFEVVPKLSALSIAGSTIKGYGCPGLSITASAIATAELARVDASCSTFILVHSCLAMLTIGLCGSEEQKQKYLPSLAKLQTIGCWGLTEPDYGSDASSLRTTARKVEGGWILEGQKRWIGNSTFADILVIFARNTATTQINGFILKKNVPGLQATKIENKIGLRMVQNGDILLKKVFVPDEDRLPGVNSFQDTSKVLAVSRVMVAWQPIGISMGVYDMCHRYLKERKQFGAPLAAFQLNQQKLVLMLGNIQAMLLVGWRLCKLYDSGKMTAGHASMGKSWISLKARETVSLGRELLGGNGILADFLVAKAFCDLEPIYTYEGTYDINTLVTGREITGIASFKPAALRNRSRL